GCCTACAAATGCCCACAGCTTTAACTCAGTCGATGGATATGAGCAACCTGGCTAGTCAGCCAAGTAGTACAAGTACACAGAGCGTGAATAGTGGCGGCATTAACGAGCTCGGAACAAGCATCGTTAATGCGCTTGTACAGGGCTTACAAATGACAAATGTTGGCGGCAGCATGAACAATCAACCAATCAATGTGAACTTGACGTTGCAAGTTGGCGATGAGAAGTTCGGTAATGCTGCTATTAAAGGCATTAACGCGGTAAATCAGAAGAATGGTAAAAACATGTTGAGACTATAGGAGATGATTACGATTGACATATTCACTGAAGATTGGTGGGACAGTGGTTAAAGCACCACAGTCCCTAGAAGTTGCAATTCAAGATATCGATGCAAGAGCATCGCGTGACGCGAATGGACTTTTGCATCGAGACCGTGTCGCAATCAAACGCAAGTTAACAGTAAAATGGGGGCCGCTAACACTGGCCGAGAATAGCACAATACTAAAAGCTGTCTCTGGACAGTTTTTTTCTTGCAGTTATTTAGACCCACAAGAAGGTGCAGTAGTGACCAAAACATTTTATGTTGGTGATCGGACTGCGCCGGTTTATACACTTAATCCAGTAACATCAGATTATATTTGGCAGAATGTTTCAATGGACTTCATTGAACAGTAGGAGGGTGAAAATTAATGATTAAGCAATCTGATTTAGCCCTCGCTGCATGGAAGGCAACTGAACGGACGTTGGATTCAGTTGTCACAATTAACAAGATTGACTATAAAACGACAGATATTGCATCCATTTCATATGACGCAGGTGGCTATACTGGAGATACGTTTGGTATTGGCTCGAATTATGAAAACAGCGTGACAATTAAGTTTTCACACTTAATTGAAGGACTTAAACCTGGCATGACGGTATTGCCTAAGATTGGTATAAAAACATCTAATGGCTATGAGTATAGCTCGCTTGGCCTTTTTATCGTATCAGATGACATTCAAATGGACCGAAACAACGATGAGACAACAATTAAGGCATATGACCAGATGTGTCTATTGGAGGGTACCTACACTTCTAAGTTAACTTACCCTGCGAAAATGACCAGTGTGATTGCAGAAATTGCAAATTTGGCTGGCGTGTTACTTAATACAACTGACATTAGTCATTTGCCTGTACAAGTTAACTTACCCAGTGCTATTACCGGTCAAACGTATCGAAATGCAATTGGTATGATTGCTCAATTTTATGCTGGATTTGCAACGTTTGATAGGGACGGCAAATTAACAATTCGCACGATTGCAGAGTCAGATTATACATTAGATCCGAGCCAATACGAACAAGGTGGCTTAACAAAAAATGAAGCACCATACAAAATTGGCGGTATTCAGTGTGAGGTCACAACGACTACTACGGATTCAACAGGTCAGAGTACCGAAACTACAAACACGCTTCAAGTAGGGGCAACGTCAGGATCACAGATTAAACTCACCAACAATTTGATGACAATGGATCGTTTAGCATCAATATGGCAACAGTTACAAAGCTTGACCTTCTACCCTTTCAGTTTGAATTGGTTTGGCAATCCTGCAATAGAAGCTGGCGATTGGCTAACACTACAGGATACTAAAGGCAACAAGTTCAACGTGCCTAATAATGGTTATACTATGACGTTTGATGGCAGTTTGTCTGCTGTTTCTAAAGCAGATCAGACCTCAACCTCTAGTAGCAGCTATGCTTGGCGAGGTGAGCTATCACAATATGTTGCTGACTTAGGTGGACGACAAGGTGCTTCGGGTAACTATATCTATGGTACAGATACAACTGAACCGCCATACGGAGCTAAATTTAACGATATCTGGTACAAGCAGAACGGTAATAAAGTTGAATTGTGGACTTACGAGCGTCAGACAGATGGAACTGGTAAATGGGTACTTACTGTGTCGGACACTACTGGGGAAGAAGTGAAAGCGAAAGTTGACCAAGTGGAACTGGAAGCTAAGGCTGGTATAGATACAGCTAAAGCGGCCATTGATAAAGCTGCCCAGCTTGCGGCTAAGTACGATGATACAAATGCATTAGCTAATCAAGCTATGGATAAAGCAGTAGGTGCACAAAGCGACGCTAGTTCCGCAGCTGCTAAAGCAAACTCTACAGCCTCGGAATTCGGAAAAGTTGACCAAAAGGCAGAGAGTGCCTTAGCTAGTGCACTTGGCGCTCAAAGTGATGCTAGTGTTGCCGTTAAACAGGCCTCTTCTGCTGCAGCTGATTCTAAAGATGCCAAGCAAATAGCCGGAGCGGTCAGCCAGAGTTACAAGACTCTAACTGATGGTTCAACTATGACCATTGCAGAGTTAGAGAATGGTCTAGCTACAAAACTGACTAAGACTGATTTGGATGGTTACGCTACTGAGACTTGGACGCAAAACCAGATTAAAGTTACTGCTGATGGAATAAATGCGACCCTGTCCAGTGTCAAAACGACTGTTGACGGTCAGACTATCAGTATTAATGACCTCAAGGCTGACTCAAGTTCTTTTAAGAGCCAGTTTACGACTGTCAATAATACTCTCGGTAAGCACACTACTGATATTAGTTCCTTGCAAGCTACATCCAAAGAATTGACCAGTGGGTTCAATACACTTACTACTGATAATGCGACTAATAAGAATGATATTAGCCAGCTTCGTCAAACGGCCACAGAACTTAATAGCACGATGATGACTGTCAAGACACAAGTCCAAGACAGTGCTGTTGGAACTAACCTGTTACTGAACACCGGTGACGATAATGATGCAAGTCATCCTGTTAAAATGAGTATCGGTGACATGTCTGTATCTGGGTTCTTATCTAGAACTGAAGACTACAGCCAAGTAACTGCTCCGCCGTCCACTTCTCCTGAAATGTATTACCGTTTCGGTGGACCAATAACAAATGAAATGCACGGTTTGGAACGAGGTCAAACATACACCATTCAGGGAGATGTGTCAGTCTCCAAAGGTGCTGTCAGGTTTAGATCGCAACGTATGACCACTGGAGGATGGGCAAACTATGACACCGGAATATCCGAAATCTTAGTTTCCGATAGTGACGATTTTGTTCATGTCAGCCATACTTTCACTGTCCCTGATAACGCTTCAGCTATTTACACTAGTTGGCAGGTTGATGGATATGACTCGACTACGATTTTGAGATTCCGGAGGATGAAACTTGAAAAGGGGTCAGTGGCGACTGATTTCTCAGTAAATCCAGAAGACACAGCAACCGTGAGTGCTTTCTCCAAGCTTTCGCAAACTGTGGACGGTATGCAACTCGATATTTCTAAGAAAATTGAGCAAAAAGATCTTGACGGATACGCCACCCAGACATGGACACAGAATCAGATTAAGCTAACTTCAGATAGTCTTAGTGTAACTTTGTCAAGTGTTAAAACTACGGTTGATGGACAGACGACAAGTCTTAATGATTTGAAAGCTGATTCCAGTGGGCTTAAAGCTCAATTTGTTACCGTCAATGATACTTTGAGTAAGCAAACTAAGGACATTGGAACCCTGCAGGCAACGAACAAGTCTTTAGTTGCTAGCTTTGATTCTTTAAATGCTTCCAATGCTGTTAATGAACATAATATTAGTCAGTTGCAGGCAAGTGCTACGGAATTTAATAGCACTTTAATGACAGTTCAGCAACAGGTGACGGATAGTGCTGTGGGAACTAATTTACTTGCCAATACTGCAGACAATGGTGTTGGACCTGTATCAGTCCAAGGTGATACTTCCAGCCCTGTGTACAATGCTTCTATGACAAGAAATGACAGCTACATTGAAATGACAAAACCTACGGGCTCCGAAATGTACTACCGTTTCTGTGCAATTGACGCTAGTATGCATAATCTTAAGCCTGGACAAACTTATACCATTCAGGGTGAAGTATATGTAAGCAAAGGCTCCGTTCATTTTAGATCACAATATCAATCAAATGGTGGTTGGGCGAATTACTCCGGTAACGAGTCTGGGGGCCTAGCTACTAATACCTCTGGGTTTGTAAAAGTTAAGTACACATTCACAATACCTGCGAATGCAACCGCATTTTACCTGAGCTGGCAAGTATTCAACTTCGATTCAACGACTGTATTCCGATTCCGGAGAATGAAACTTGAAGTTGGAGTTAATGCGACTGACTATTCCACTAGTCCGTTGGACAATGCGACAATCACAGCACTTTCAAGCATCTCTCAAACAGTCGATGCAATTCAAACAACAGTGCGTGGAAAGGTTGATAATGACATTTACCAGTCTAAAGTAACTCAATTGAATAATCAGATAACCTCTGTGGTAGGACAAGTCAATACTTTTGGCAAGCGGAATATGGTCACTAATGCACAGTTCCAGTACGACTATATGGATGGAACCTCTTGGACCGGCGGGACAACTACTATGTGGTATAAGTCAGATTATGCTTGGGCATGGGTTAACGGTTATCAAGGAATCTGTATTAATCAGCCAGTAACAACGGACAACAGTAGTTGGTATAATTTGTTCTCAAGAAAAATTGTTATTGGACAAGATATCTCAACTCCATGGTCTGCTAGTGCTTATGTGAATGTTGATACCGTTGGAATTGCTGCGATGATCATTGTGGAATTTTACGACACTAAAGGTGCTCGTATTGGGTATAAGGAAACGCATAAAAGCAGCGGTGGACTAGAATTAATTAAAGTTGAAAACGCTGTTCCTCCGGCTGGAACTGAAACAGTTTGTCTTTCATTTCGAGTCCATGGTGGTGGGCATATTGCTATGATATGTCCAATGCTTAATCAAGGAGATAAAGCTGCTTCCTTTGTTCCTGATATTTCAACTAATGCTGAACTTGAGAAGGCATATTCTTATATCAATCAAACTAATGACCGGATCAATCTTCGTGTCGAAAAGGCTGGGGTTATTAATGCAATTAATATCTCTCCTGAAGGAATTCAGATATACGGTAGCAAATTGCATATCACAGCTGATACCTATATTGATAAGGCGGTCATTAAGGACGCCATGATTGAGAACCTAAGTGCCAATAAACTTACTGCAGGTACTATCAACGCTGCGAATATAAATGTAATCAATTTGAATGCGAACAATATAACCACTGGTACAATTAAAGGTAGTAACTTATCAATTAATCTGAATAGTGGTAATGTTGAATTCCAGGCGGGCCGTATCCACTCATCTGATAATGGAATTGATATTAATATTAATAACAAGTACATTTCAGTTGCGAATAAGGATAATCGTGTATTTATATCTGGTGGGGAAATTCAAATGATCCAACCAACATTATTCTCAAGTCAAGCTACACCATATGTTCGTATCAGTAACGCTCAGGCGGGGGCGTCTTGGGGTGGTGCAACTTTCTGGGGGCGTGACTATTTTGTGGTTACTAACCGAGCTAATGACGGCAACATATTTACTTCACCAATGGGGGAAGAAAAGTTTGCAGGTATTTCTGGAGGCCATGCAACCAGCGGATGGCAAGCAACCAAGATTGGTGGAGCAGAGCGAGGCGTTCTTATATCTGGCGGCAAAGAGTTCACCGATGGTATAGGCATATCGCCGTATATAAAAGTCGGTGATACTGGTCATGCAGGTACGGGCATGAATGGTTCTAACATCAGTATGCAGGCCAACTACATTTATCTAAAGTCCCCTCATACGTCATCTCATGCTGCAAATGCATACTTGGCAGGTGATGGTGCATTAGTTATGTCAACTTCCGCCGCTAAGTATAAGACTGAGATTGTTCGAACATTTGAAACCGAGATGGGGGATAAACTCCTAGAAGTTCCAGTTGCACATTGGAAAGACAAAGAAGAAGTATTAGCAAAGACTCGCAATCCTGATGCTAAAGACCCGGAAACTTATTTCGGAATGATTGCTGATGATCTGGATGATGCTGGTCTGAACGAACTTGTTGAGTACAATGATAAAGGGGAGGTCAATGGTATTCAGTATGACCGGGTAGCATTGGCTCTTATTCCATTAATTCGTAACTATCGAGATCGCATAACTGTATTGGAAAACAAAATCAAACAAACGAAAGAGGTATAGTCAATTATGACAGCAAGAAAAGAAGTATTAACATTCAAAAATGGGCAACTAGTATCAATTGGAAACACTATGGCAGAGTTTAAGCTTAAAGGTCGAGCTTCTCTCGGGCGGACATGGTTAATTAATCGACTTGAGGACCTGAACAAGCAGTTTAATGCTGACCAATTAGCAACGCAAAAGAACTTTTTTAAAACCGATGAAGATGGGGAATTTGTCTATAAGGAAGACAAAAAGACGCTTATTCTTAAAGATGGATATACTATGGAAGAAGCTCAAAAAGAGTTTGACCAATTAGTAGAAGAACCAGTAAGTATTGAAATTAGCTCATATTCTGCACGAATGAAAGCTTTATTTAATGCACTTGAGGATTACCCGTATGAGCTGGAAGGGCAAACAGCTTTAGTATACGCATTAGTATTTGAACAGTTTGATAAAGCATATGGAAAAGGGGAATAAAAATGGAACTATTAAACACTAGCATCTCTTATAATATCGATGGAACTGGAAATACGAGTTCTGTAATTGCAGGTCTTCGTGGCGAAGTAGAAGGTCGAGTAACTATTACGGCAAATGTCACTATTTATCCGACAGACTTAGCTAAAGATGAAACTTTCGATGATCTAACAAAAAAAGAATTATCCAAACGTGCGATGAATAAGATTCCATCAATAATTGACTCTCTAATTGCAGTTAATGGTGGGTGGAGTTTTACTGCTGGCAGGATTTCATCTGTATCCACTCAATTTAATCAGTCTGAAACTGGCACATATGTGAATGCGAATGTTACTGCCACTGAATCAGATTTTTCAGATAAGAAGTTAGACGATGTTACAATGTCGGAGGCGCAGAGCGTGCTGCAATCCATTCTTAAGAATGAATTGCCAACATCATAAATATTAAGTGAAAGATGAACTTTGAAGAGATGGTGAATTGAAAATTAATAAGTTAAAACGACTAGGCCAGTGTATTTTAGGATGCTTTTGACCGTTCAATCAGGAATGACAAATAGGAGGTAGACAATTGAATAAACGTAAATTAAAGGCACTCATCTTAATGATGGGCGCCATTTTTATGGCCTTTTTAATGATCAACGTTACCAGTCAGGCTGCTCGTATGGATATGGTCGATGTGTCTAATAACAACGGCTACATGTCAACGACAGAGTATGTTTCGATGCGTAATGAATTTGGTGTTAAGGCCCTTACCGTAAAGATTAGTGAAGGTACAACCTTCAAAGATGGCTATGCTGCTAGCAATATCGCTAATGGTCAAGCAGCTGGCTTATACGTCAACGGCTATCACTTTGCCCATTATAAAACTAAGGCTCAAGCAATTGCCGAAGCTGACTTTGCTGGTCAGGCAGCCAAAGCGGCCAGACTACCAGTGGGCGCAGTATTGGCAACGGACGTAGAATCGGCTGAGGAACAAGGAATCTTGTCACAAGCGGCCAACGACCGCAACAATGCTGCCTTCATGAAAGAGATTCAGAAGTTTGGTTATCGGGCCGACATTTATACGTCTGGATCATGGGCTAACAACAAGATGACCATCAAGGGCAAAACAGGTTGGGTTGCTGGTTACCCCTATGTCATGTCTGGTCAGAAGTGGTATACGAATAACAATGCCTGGCAATGGTCCGGGGCAGCTCGTTTCCGGATTAGCTACGGTGGCTTTGACGTCAGTCAACTTTATACTGATTACTACACAGCTGGTCAGAAATCAACGGTCAAGCCAACCGATCCAGATGCCGTTAATGATAACAACCAGGAGGCCAACAAAAACACTTCCAAGCCATCTAATTCGGTCAAGTGGGTCAAGGAGTCAAAAAACTATACGCTCAAGACGGCGGTTAAGCTGCGCACTGGCACGTCAACGGCATCAAGTGTGATTGCTATCTTGCCAGCTGGGACTACGGTCAAAACTGACCAAGCTATCATTCAGAATGGTTATCGCTGGGTACGTCAGCCACGATTTAATGGTTATGGTTATCTAGCAACCGGCCCGGCAAGCAATACGCTGGAATACGTAAAGAGTGGTGCAACTCATACGTATTACACAGTCAAGTCTGGCGACAGCTGGTGGTCAATCGCTCAGCGCAACGGCCTAAGTA
This Lactiplantibacillus plantarum DNA region includes the following protein-coding sequences:
- a CDS encoding DUF6711 family protein, with protein sequence MTYSLKIGGTVVKAPQSLEVAIQDIDARASRDANGLLHRDRVAIKRKLTVKWGPLTLAENSTILKAVSGQFFSCSYLDPQEGAVVTKTFYVGDRTAPVYTLNPVTSDYIWQNVSMDFIEQ
- a CDS encoding LysM peptidoglycan-binding domain-containing protein produces the protein MNKRKLKALILMMGAIFMAFLMINVTSQAARMDMVDVSNNNGYMSTTEYVSMRNEFGVKALTVKISEGTTFKDGYAASNIANGQAAGLYVNGYHFAHYKTKAQAIAEADFAGQAAKAARLPVGAVLATDVESAEEQGILSQAANDRNNAAFMKEIQKFGYRADIYTSGSWANNKMTIKGKTGWVAGYPYVMSGQKWYTNNNAWQWSGAARFRISYGGFDVSQLYTDYYTAGQKSTVKPTDPDAVNDNNQEANKNTSKPSNSVKWVKESKNYTLKTAVKLRTGTSTASSVIAILPAGTTVKTDQAIIQNGYRWVRQPRFNGYGYLATGPASNTLEYVKSGATHTYYTVKSGDSWWSIAQRNGLSITTLASQNGKTIYTTIYPGQRLVVR
- a CDS encoding DUF1617 family protein, translated to MTARKEVLTFKNGQLVSIGNTMAEFKLKGRASLGRTWLINRLEDLNKQFNADQLATQKNFFKTDEDGEFVYKEDKKTLILKDGYTMEEAQKEFDQLVEEPVSIEISSYSARMKALFNALEDYPYELEGQTALVYALVFEQFDKAYGKGE